The following proteins are encoded in a genomic region of Sphingopyxis sp. YF1:
- a CDS encoding enoyl-CoA hydratase/isomerase family protein codes for MTDATTDELVLRTDADGVATLTLNRPEKRNAINRELFRTLRRHLLALHDDRMIGLVVIAGAGDHFCAGHDLSEKPHADALGWLRREVQTLELLTRLRQPVIAAVRGTCFTGGLELALAADFILCDESARFADTHGKWGLVPGWGMSQRLPRRVGQAKALEMMITCRPYGAADALAMGLVNQCVPAGELDAAVGELAATILANSWHSNAENKRLVYNTDGMRLAEGIDHEIMRNAGFDRDAAARRQRFHDRPRGDAGSDSR; via the coding sequence ATGACCGACGCGACGACCGACGAACTGGTGCTGCGCACCGATGCCGATGGCGTGGCGACGCTGACGCTCAACCGCCCCGAAAAGCGCAATGCGATCAACCGCGAGCTGTTCCGCACGCTGCGCCGCCACCTGCTCGCCCTGCACGATGACCGTATGATCGGGCTCGTCGTGATCGCCGGCGCGGGCGATCATTTCTGTGCGGGGCACGACCTCTCCGAAAAACCGCACGCCGACGCGCTCGGCTGGCTGCGGCGCGAGGTGCAGACGCTCGAACTGCTGACGCGGCTGCGCCAGCCGGTGATCGCCGCGGTGCGCGGGACCTGTTTCACCGGCGGGCTCGAACTCGCGCTCGCGGCCGACTTCATCCTCTGCGACGAAAGTGCGCGTTTCGCCGACACCCACGGCAAATGGGGGCTGGTTCCGGGCTGGGGCATGTCGCAGCGGCTGCCGCGGCGCGTCGGCCAGGCGAAGGCGCTCGAGATGATGATCACCTGCCGTCCCTATGGCGCCGCGGATGCGCTGGCGATGGGGCTCGTCAACCAGTGCGTGCCCGCGGGCGAACTCGACGCCGCGGTCGGCGAGCTTGCGGCGACGATCCTCGCCAACAGCTGGCACAGCAATGCCGAGAACAAGCGGCTGGTCTACAACACCGACGGCATGCGCCTCGCCGAAGGGATCGACCACGAGATCATGCGCAACGCAGGCTTCGACCGCGACGCCGCGGCGCGGCGCCAGCGCTTCCACGACCGGCCGCGCGGCGATGCCGGCTCCGACAGCCG